One region of Flavobacterium sp. KACC 22763 genomic DNA includes:
- a CDS encoding DUF6814 family protein, protein MNAIKQVLGALWIALAAAAAYFCVFEFGLPKLLSDQQDDLVFGAIILFILTPLIVMGLGTFGYYSLIGEYNDTKRKNK, encoded by the coding sequence ATGAATGCGATTAAACAAGTTTTAGGGGCTTTATGGATTGCTTTAGCGGCTGCAGCGGCTTATTTCTGTGTCTTTGAGTTTGGTTTACCTAAACTACTTTCGGACCAGCAGGATGATTTGGTATTTGGTGCCATTATTCTATTTATACTTACACCACTTATTGTTATGGGCTTAGGAACATTTGGATATTATTCTCTAATTGGAGAATACAACGATACGAAAAGAAAAAATAAATAG
- a CDS encoding MFS transporter, translated as MSKTSTKGIWKVISASSMGTMIEWYDFYIFGSLAVVISTKFFPSDNPTAAFLSTLATFAAGFVVRPFGALFFGRLGDIIGRKYTFMATLLLMGGSTFLIGCIPSYETIGFLAPLLVLILRLLQGLALGGEYGGAATYVAEHAPAGEKGYWTSWIQTTATVGLFISLMVILATKSVLSAEAFDLWGWRVPFWVSIAMVGVSYLIRKNMDESPVFAKAKKEGTTSTNPLKESFGNRYNLKFVLLALFGATMGQGVVWYTGQFYAMSFMKTVMNIDSSQVDELLGIALLIGTPFFIVFGWLSDKVGRKYIMMFGMLIAILSYRPIYKTMYDTTDVSKKTEILETPRVSTESKADGSSITITEKKYTDGTSVVEKKTYLNKKDAQISISTTINSSDKWTLTFLVFIQVLFVTMVYGPIAAFLVEMFPTKIRYTSMSLPYHVGNGIFGGLLPAISTYFVSHAKTAGKTDFYLDGLWYPIIIAGICFVIGMIYIDNKNKTTHL; from the coding sequence ATGAGCAAAACTTCTACTAAGGGCATTTGGAAAGTAATTTCGGCCTCTTCTATGGGCACCATGATTGAATGGTACGACTTTTACATTTTTGGCAGTTTAGCTGTCGTTATTTCGACAAAATTTTTCCCTAGTGACAATCCAACCGCAGCGTTTTTATCTACTTTAGCCACATTCGCCGCTGGATTTGTAGTCCGTCCATTTGGGGCCTTATTTTTTGGAAGACTTGGAGATATTATTGGCCGTAAATATACTTTTATGGCTACCTTATTATTAATGGGTGGCTCAACCTTTTTAATAGGTTGTATTCCGAGCTATGAAACTATTGGCTTTCTAGCTCCTTTATTAGTTCTGATTTTACGTTTACTGCAAGGTCTTGCTCTAGGAGGAGAATATGGCGGAGCCGCAACTTATGTAGCTGAACATGCTCCAGCTGGAGAAAAAGGATATTGGACTTCCTGGATTCAGACTACTGCCACAGTTGGTTTGTTTATTTCTCTAATGGTTATTCTAGCAACCAAAAGTGTACTTTCTGCCGAAGCTTTTGATTTATGGGGATGGCGTGTTCCTTTTTGGGTCTCTATTGCTATGGTTGGCGTTTCGTATCTGATTAGAAAAAATATGGATGAATCTCCTGTTTTCGCGAAAGCTAAAAAAGAGGGGACAACGAGTACAAATCCGTTAAAGGAAAGTTTTGGAAACCGATACAATTTAAAATTTGTTCTTTTAGCTTTATTTGGCGCTACTATGGGACAAGGCGTTGTCTGGTATACGGGACAATTCTATGCGATGAGTTTTATGAAAACCGTTATGAATATTGACTCTTCTCAAGTTGATGAATTATTAGGAATTGCGCTTTTAATTGGAACTCCATTTTTTATTGTTTTCGGATGGTTAAGCGATAAAGTTGGTCGCAAGTACATAATGATGTTCGGAATGTTGATTGCTATACTATCATACAGACCTATTTATAAAACGATGTACGACACAACTGATGTAAGCAAGAAAACAGAGATTCTTGAAACCCCAAGAGTTTCAACTGAAAGCAAAGCTGACGGAAGTTCAATCACAATTACAGAAAAAAAATATACAGACGGTACATCTGTGGTGGAGAAAAAAACGTATTTGAACAAAAAGGATGCTCAAATCAGCATTTCAACAACAATTAATTCAAGCGATAAATGGACATTGACCTTTTTAGTTTTTATTCAGGTACTATTTGTAACCATGGTTTATGGCCCTATTGCGGCATTTTTGGTAGAAATGTTTCCAACCAAAATTAGATATACTTCCATGTCTCTTCCTTATCATGTAGGAAATGGAATTTTTGGCGGATTGCTCCCTGCCATATCAACTTACTTTGTATCACATGCCAAAACAGCAGGCAAAACCGATTTTTATTTGGACGGATTATGGTATCCAATAATTATTGCAGGAATCTGCTTTGTAATTGGAATGATTTATATTGACAACAAAAACAAAACTACTCACCTTTAA
- a CDS encoding type III pantothenate kinase: MILTVDVGNTRIKASVFEDNTALESFIFEKNELEKKIEKILEKYPKCSDLVVASVGNIEKQSFLTFENRLKVHFFTHEDVFPFHNKYATPKTLGIDRMILAAGATLQFPKQNRLVIDAGTCITYDFIDENDNYLGGAISPGLRLRYESLHNFTARLPLLTLEEPDSYVGNSTAQAIHSGVVNGFVYEIDGFIDEYRKEFSNFIIILTGGDADFLAKRLKNTIFANSNFLLESLSQTYQYKIDND; encoded by the coding sequence ATGATTTTAACGGTTGATGTCGGAAACACCAGAATTAAAGCGTCTGTCTTTGAGGATAATACTGCCCTAGAAAGTTTTATTTTTGAGAAAAACGAACTCGAAAAAAAAATTGAAAAAATTTTAGAAAAATATCCAAAATGCTCGGATTTGGTTGTTGCTTCGGTAGGAAATATCGAAAAACAATCATTTTTAACTTTTGAAAATAGACTCAAAGTTCATTTTTTTACCCACGAAGATGTTTTTCCTTTCCATAATAAATATGCAACCCCAAAAACTTTGGGAATAGACAGGATGATTTTGGCAGCAGGAGCCACATTACAATTTCCAAAACAAAACCGTTTAGTTATAGATGCAGGAACTTGCATTACCTACGATTTTATCGACGAAAATGACAATTATTTAGGAGGAGCCATCTCTCCTGGTCTTCGCTTACGATATGAATCATTGCATAATTTTACAGCCAGACTGCCGTTACTAACCTTAGAAGAACCCGATTCTTATGTAGGAAACTCTACGGCACAAGCCATACATTCTGGTGTTGTCAATGGTTTCGTCTATGAGATTGACGGTTTTATCGATGAATATCGCAAAGAGTTTTCAAATTTTATCATAATTTTAACGGGAGGCGATGCAGATTTTTTGGCTAAACGATTAAAAAATACCATATTTGCCAATTCAAATTTCCTTCTGGAGAGTTTGAGCCAAACATATCAATATAAAATCGACAATGATTAA